One window from the genome of Staphylococcus hsinchuensis encodes:
- the blaI gene encoding penicillinase repressor BlaI, giving the protein MANKQVEISMAEWDVMNIIWDKKSVSANEIVVEIQKYKEVSDKTIRTLITRLYKKEIIKRYKSENIYFYSSNIKEDDIKMKTAKTFLNKLYGGDMKSLVLNFAKNEELNNKEIEELRDILNDISKK; this is encoded by the coding sequence ATGGCCAATAAGCAAGTTGAAATATCTATGGCTGAATGGGATGTTATGAATATAATATGGGATAAAAAATCAGTATCAGCTAATGAAATTGTAGTTGAAATTCAAAAATATAAAGAAGTTAGCGATAAAACGATTAGAACATTAATCACAAGACTATATAAAAAAGAGATTATAAAACGATACAAATCAGAGAATATTTATTTTTACTCATCAAATATTAAAGAAGACGATATTAAAATGAAAACTGCTAAAACCTTTCTTAATAAACTGTATGGAGGGGACATGAAAAGTTTAGTGCTGAATTTTGCGAAAAATGAAGAATTAAATAACAAAGAAATTGAAGAATTGCGAGACATTTTAAATGATATTAGTAAAAAGTAA
- the blaR1 gene encoding beta-lactam sensor/signal transducer BlaR1 yields the protein MAKLLIMSVVSFCFIFLLLVFFRYILKRYFNYSLNYKVWYLTVLAGLIPFIPIKFSFIKFNNVNNQSPTVESRSHDLNHNINTTKPVQEFTTDIHKFNWDSIDNICTVIWIVLVIILSFKFLKSLLYLKYLKRQSLYLNENEKNKIDTILFNHQYKKNIVIRKAETIQSPITFWYGKYIILIPSSYFKSVIDKRLKYIILHEYAHAKNRDTLHLIIFNIFSIVMSYNPLIHIVKRKIIHDNEVEADRFVLNNINKNEFKTYAESIMDSVLNIPFFNKNILSHSFNGKKSLLKRRLINIKEANLKKQSKLIPIFICIFTFLLMVIQSQFLMGQSITDYNYKKPLQNDHQILDESKNFGSNSGSFVMYSMKKDKYYIYNEKESRKRYSPDSTYKIYLAMFGLDHHIISDKNSRMSWNHKHYPFESWNKEQDLNTAMQNSVNWYFERISNQIPKNYTAAQLKQLNYGNENLGSYKSYWMEDSLKISNLEQVIVFKNMMEQNNHFSKKAKNQLSSSLLIKKNEKYELYGKTGTGIVNGKYNNGWFVGYVITNHDKYYFATHLSDGKPSGKNAELISEKILKEMGVLNGQ from the coding sequence ATGGCTAAATTACTAATAATGAGCGTAGTAAGCTTTTGTTTTATATTTCTATTGTTAGTATTTTTTAGGTATATATTAAAACGCTATTTTAATTATAGTTTAAATTATAAAGTTTGGTATCTAACTGTGCTTGCTGGATTAATTCCTTTTATCCCAATTAAATTCTCTTTTATAAAATTTAATAATGTGAATAATCAATCGCCCACAGTTGAAAGTAGGTCACACGACTTGAACCATAACATAAATACCACCAAACCTGTTCAAGAGTTCACAACAGATATCCATAAGTTTAATTGGGATTCAATTGATAATATCTGCACAGTTATTTGGATAGTTTTGGTTATTATTTTAAGTTTTAAATTTTTGAAATCCTTATTATATCTTAAATATTTAAAGAGACAGTCACTTTATCTAAACGAAAATGAAAAAAATAAAATAGATACGATACTTTTCAACCATCAATATAAAAAAAATATTGTGATTCGAAAAGCAGAGACTATTCAATCTCCAATAACTTTTTGGTATGGGAAATATATTATTTTGATTCCTAGTTCATATTTTAAAAGTGTAATTGACAAAAGACTAAAATATATAATATTGCATGAATATGCTCATGCTAAAAATAGAGATACTTTACATTTAATTATCTTTAATATCTTCTCTATTGTTATGAGTTACAATCCATTAATACATATTGTAAAAAGAAAGATAATTCATGACAATGAAGTAGAAGCCGATAGATTTGTTCTTAATAATATTAACAAAAATGAATTTAAAACTTATGCGGAATCTATTATGGACTCCGTATTAAATATTCCATTTTTTAATAAAAATATATTAAGCCATTCATTTAATGGTAAAAAGTCATTACTCAAAAGAAGATTAATTAATATAAAAGAAGCCAATTTGAAAAAACAGTCCAAATTAATTCCAATTTTTATTTGTATTTTTACTTTTTTGCTCATGGTAATTCAAAGCCAGTTTTTGATGGGGCAATCCATAACTGATTATAATTATAAAAAGCCCTTACAGAACGATCACCAAATTTTAGATGAAAGTAAAAATTTTGGTTCAAATAGTGGATCTTTCGTCATGTACAGCATGAAGAAAGACAAATACTATATTTATAATGAAAAAGAAAGTAGAAAGAGATATTCTCCTGATTCAACTTATAAAATTTATTTAGCGATGTTTGGACTTGACCATCATATCATAAGTGATAAAAATTCACGTATGTCATGGAATCATAAACATTATCCTTTCGAGTCTTGGAATAAGGAACAAGATTTAAATACAGCAATGCAAAATTCAGTTAATTGGTACTTCGAACGTATTAGTAATCAAATACCAAAGAACTATACTGCGGCTCAACTCAAGCAATTAAATTATGGTAATGAAAACTTGGGAAGTTATAAAAGCTATTGGATGGAAGATAGTTTGAAAATATCTAATCTTGAACAAGTAATAGTTTTTAAAAATATGATGGAACAAAATAACCATTTTAGTAAAAAAGCAAAGAATCAATTATCTTCTTCATTATTGATTAAGAAAAATGAAAAGTATGAACTGTATGGGAAAACAGGTACAGGTATAGTAAACGGGAAGTATAATAATGGGTGGTTTGTAGGTTACGTAATTACAAATCATGATAAGTATTATTTTGCTACACATTTATCAGATGGAAAGCCGTCTGGGAAAAATGCTGAATTAATCAGTGAAAAAATATTAAAAGAAATGGGTGTTTTAAATGGCCAATAA